DNA sequence from the uncultured Umboniibacter sp. genome:
ATCTAACATCAGAAACATACCAGCCGGAGGGACAAAGGCTAACGGAACGCCTGCAGCGCGCAAGGTATTCACGGCTACATCTCTCCGAGCGCGATAGGTGTCCCGCATCGTCTCGGTAATGCTCTGATGGTCACGAAAAGCCGCTTGAGCTGCTCGCTGAACGAACATCGGCATACCATAGAGCATACAGAGCGCCAAGTTACTAAGGTGCTCCACTAGCTTTACAGGACCAGTTACCCAACCAAGCCGCCAGCCGGTCATCGCATGCGATTTCGAAAGCGAATTGATGGTAATGAGGCACTGATCTATCCCCTCCACCTTAAGCGGAAGCTGATGCGTCCCCTCGTAGATCAGCTCACTATAAACTTCATCTACGATTAGCCATATCCTGTTGGCGACAGCGAGCTCCGCAAGCTGTTGCCAATCGGATGCAGAAAGAATGGCTCCCGTAGGATTATTAGGTGTGTTAATCACAATGGCACGGGTGTGTTCATCAATCTTGGCTTTGATATCCTCGATATCAATGGCCCAGTTATTTTCAGCCTTCAGTGCAGTGCCACGAATCTCAGTTTGAGCCGCCCGAAATACCGCCTCATAGGTGATATACATTGGCTCCGGAATAATGACATTATCGCCCGGTTCAAACAGACATTGTGCAACGCTAAACAGGCCACACTGCGCTCCCGCTTGCACCACAACTTGCGCTGCTGTGATGTTGCTATGGCGCCGCTCTGACTCCCACTGCGCGATCATCGTGCGCAGATCCACTTCACCCTGACAATCCGTGTAGTGAGACTCATTGGCATTAATTGAATCAATCGCGGCGGCCTTGATGACATCTGGCGTATCGACGTCTGGATCGCCGACGGAGAGGACAATGATATCCTCGCCGGCACTTTGACGAGCCATCGCCCGGTAGTGGATATCCCACGCCGCAGCACCTTCAGAGGCAATACGCTGAGTTAAACTAGAGAACTTCATGAGTCACGCTGCTCCAGGCTAGTGGCATCCAATTCAACAAACCAA
Encoded proteins:
- a CDS encoding pyridoxal phosphate-dependent aminotransferase codes for the protein MKFSSLTQRIASEGAAAWDIHYRAMARQSAGEDIIVLSVGDPDVDTPDVIKAAAIDSINANESHYTDCQGEVDLRTMIAQWESERRHSNITAAQVVVQAGAQCGLFSVAQCLFEPGDNVIIPEPMYITYEAVFRAAQTEIRGTALKAENNWAIDIEDIKAKIDEHTRAIVINTPNNPTGAILSASDWQQLAELAVANRIWLIVDEVYSELIYEGTHQLPLKVEGIDQCLITINSLSKSHAMTGWRLGWVTGPVKLVEHLSNLALCMLYGMPMFVQRAAQAAFRDHQSITETMRDTYRARRDVAVNTLRAAGVPLAFVPPAGMFLMLDIRPTGLTAERFAEELLAAEGVSVLVGDAFGVSASGFVRLSFCVSRSDMAIAIQRLSRFYLKQTET